One Terriglobales bacterium genomic window, CGCTGCTGCTGGCGGTCTGCAAGCTGCAGGGGCGGCGGCTGGCGGTGGCGCGCGGCGACTGGCTGCGGCTGGCCGCCATCGGGCTGCTGCTGCTGACCGGCGGCAACATGGTGGTGGCCTGGTCGGAGCAGTACGTGGCCAGCGGCCTGGCCGCGCTGATCGTGGCGGTGGTGCCGCTGTGGGTCACGCTGATCGAGGCCGGGATCCTGAAGGGGGAGAGGCTGCACGGGCGCGGTTTCCTGGGGCTGGCCCTGGGCATCGGCGGGCTGCTGGTGCTGCTGTGGCCGGAATTGCGGGCGCCGGGCACGCTGGGGCGACGCGAATTGCTGGGCTGCCTGACGCTGATCGCGGCCTCGCTCTCCTGGGCTTCGGGCTCGGTGCTCTCCCGCCGCTCCGAGCTGAAGGTGGACGCCTTCGTGGCGGCGGGCTGGGAGACCACGGTGGGCGGGGTGGCCAACCTGGCCATCGCGCTCGCCCTCGGCGACCAGCATCGGGCGGTGTGGACGCTGCGCGGCGCCGGCGCCATCGTCTACCTGATCATCTTCGGCTCCTGGGTGGGGTTCTCCGCCTACATCTGGCTGCTCAACCGCGTGCCCACGGCCAAGGTGGCGACCTACGCCTACGTCAACCCGGTGGTGGCGGTGTTTCTGGGCTGGCTGGTGCTCTCGGAATCGGTGACGGGATACATCCTGGCGGGGACGGTGATCATCATCGCGGCGGTGGCGCTGGTCAACAGCTCCAAGGTGCAGTCGCGCGCGGCGGCCGCGCCCCAGCCCCGGCCGGAGGAGATGCCGGCCTACGAGCCGGGAGCGGACTAGCACATCGGGTGATCTGGCGATCGAAAAGCAGCTCTTAGCTCGTAGCTCTTAGCTCCTAGCCCTTAGCCTTTTCTCTGCGATCTCTGCGACCTCGGCGGTGAATCACTTCCGCTTCCAGCGCACGCCGTCCTTGGTGTCTTCGAGGAGGATGCCGGCGGCGGCGAGCTGGTCGCGGAGGGCGTCCGATTTCTTGAAGTCGCGAGCCTGGCGGGCGGCCTGGCGCTCGGCGATGAACCTCTCCACCTCGGCGTCGGAGAGCTGGGCCTCGGCCGCCAGCGCCTGCGCCTCGGGGGTGATGTCCTTTTCCCTGCCCTCGCGCCGGGCCCATTCCAGCACCTTGCGCACTTTGCCCAGGTCGTCGTCGCCCAAGACGGCGAAGATCTGATCGAACTGGTCGAGCGCAGCCAGCAGCGGCGCGACGTCGCCCTGGCGCATCTGGCCGGCGTCGGCGGCGGCGTTGGCCTCGCGCACCAGGTCGAAGACGGCACCCAGGGCGGCGGCGGTGTTCATGTCGTCGTCGAGGGCGGCGGTCGCCCTGCTCTGAGTAGCGCGCGCCAGCTCGGCCATCTGCGGGTTCGACCCCTCGGCGAACTTCGCCGTCTCCAGGCGCAGGCGGAAGTTGCGCAGCCGCTCCACCGAGGCGGCGGCGGCGCGCAGCGCGTCGAAGGTGAAGTTGAGCTGCTTGGTGTAGGGCACGGAGGCCAGCAGGTAGCGGATGGAGGAAGGCTTGTGGCCGCGCAGGATGAGGTCGCGCAGGGTGAAGAAGTTGCCCAGGCTCTTGGACATCTTCTCGCCCTCCACCAGCAGGAAGCGGGCGTGCACCCAGAAGCGCGCGAAGGGTTTGCCGGTGAGCGCTTCCGACTGCGCGATCTCGTTCTCGTGGTGGGGGAAGACCAGGTCTTCGCCGCCCAGGTGCATGTCCAGGGTGTCGCCCAGGAACTGGCGGGCCATGGCCGAGCACTCGATGTGCCAGCCGGGGCGGCCGGGGCCGATCGCGGTCTGCCAGGAGGCCTCGCCCGGTTTAGGCGCCTTCCACAGGGCGAAGTCGCGGGCCTCCTCCTTGTCGAAGCGGTCGGAATCCACGCGGGCGCCGTCTTCCATGCCCGCCAGGTCCTTCTTGGAGAGCTTGCCGTAGCCGGGAAAGCCGGCGATGCGGAAGTAGTAGGAGCCGTCGTCGGCGCGGTAGGCGAAGCCTTTCTGGGCGAGTTGGGCGATGAAGGCGGCCATCTCGGGGATGTGCTCGGTGGCGCGCGCCAGGATCTCGGGGCGCTCGAGATTCAGGGTCTCGGAGTCCTCCAGGAAGGCCTGCTCGTACTTTTGCGTGTACTGCCGGACGGTCAGGCCGAGGCGGGCGGAGTTCTCGATGATGCGGTCGTCCACGTCGGTGATGTTCATGACGTGGCGGAGCTGGTAGCCGCTCTGGCGCAGGAAGCGGCGCAGCAGGTCCACGAAGACGAAGGTGCGGAAGTTGCCGATGTGGCCGTAGTCGTAGACGGTGGGCCCGCAGGAGTACATGCGGACCACCTTGTCCTCGCGCGGGCGGAACTCCTCCACTTTGCCGGAGAGCGTGTTGAAGAGACGCAGAGCCATGTGGGACCGACGTTGATGCCGGAATTCATGATTGTAGTGGCAGCTGGTAGCTGGTAGCTAGTCGCTAAGGGAGAGTCAGGAGTCAGCGCGTTGTGGCCTTAGTGTCTGCCTTCGTGACCTTTGTGGTGAAAGTCTTTGAAAAGCCAACCACAAAGGACACGAAGGACAACACGAAGGGCACAAAGGAAGCACAGCCGGGTCGGCTGTGCCACACAGTCCTCCT contains:
- a CDS encoding EamA family transporter, producing the protein MTAAERQHRWRVGLAFGLVYFFWGSTYLGIRIAVEHVPAPLAMGVRFAVAGPLLLAVCKLQGRRLAVARGDWLRLAAIGLLLLTGGNMVVAWSEQYVASGLAALIVAVVPLWVTLIEAGILKGERLHGRGFLGLALGIGGLLVLLWPELRAPGTLGRRELLGCLTLIAASLSWASGSVLSRRSELKVDAFVAAGWETTVGGVANLAIALALGDQHRAVWTLRGAGAIVYLIIFGSWVGFSAYIWLLNRVPTAKVATYAYVNPVVAVFLGWLVLSESVTGYILAGTVIIIAAVALVNSSKVQSRAAAAPQPRPEEMPAYEPGAD
- the cysS gene encoding cysteine--tRNA ligase — protein: MALRLFNTLSGKVEEFRPREDKVVRMYSCGPTVYDYGHIGNFRTFVFVDLLRRFLRQSGYQLRHVMNITDVDDRIIENSARLGLTVRQYTQKYEQAFLEDSETLNLERPEILARATEHIPEMAAFIAQLAQKGFAYRADDGSYYFRIAGFPGYGKLSKKDLAGMEDGARVDSDRFDKEEARDFALWKAPKPGEASWQTAIGPGRPGWHIECSAMARQFLGDTLDMHLGGEDLVFPHHENEIAQSEALTGKPFARFWVHARFLLVEGEKMSKSLGNFFTLRDLILRGHKPSSIRYLLASVPYTKQLNFTFDALRAAAASVERLRNFRLRLETAKFAEGSNPQMAELARATQSRATAALDDDMNTAAALGAVFDLVREANAAADAGQMRQGDVAPLLAALDQFDQIFAVLGDDDLGKVRKVLEWARREGREKDITPEAQALAAEAQLSDAEVERFIAERQAARQARDFKKSDALRDQLAAAGILLEDTKDGVRWKRK